A single genomic interval of Mycobacterium sp. DL592 harbors:
- a CDS encoding alpha/beta fold hydrolase, protein MESVETRVGPVSYSMDGDGPVVVALHAALHDHRDFDAITPALARTHRVIRIDWPGHGESPLPRAPFAPGAALYADILDDVVRSLDLPPAVFIGNSVGGFAAARLAITAPDRVAGLVLVDTGGFLGSPLTNAYCRVLGMPAVLRRVLPRFVRSYLQAQSEHDDAVLQRVTERARTADGVALAAALWRSFAAPEANLRPRADQISAPTLIVWGAKDTAIPLRFGTATQRAITGSHLEVLQTGHLPFSSQPQRFLDVVEPFLAEVSRPCAR, encoded by the coding sequence ATGGAGAGTGTCGAAACCCGAGTCGGCCCGGTGTCGTATTCGATGGACGGCGACGGGCCGGTGGTGGTCGCGTTGCACGCCGCCCTGCACGATCATCGCGACTTCGACGCCATCACTCCCGCACTCGCCCGCACCCATCGGGTGATCCGCATCGACTGGCCGGGGCACGGTGAATCCCCGCTTCCCCGAGCACCTTTCGCACCCGGTGCCGCGTTGTATGCCGACATCCTCGACGACGTCGTTCGATCCCTCGACCTGCCACCGGCGGTGTTCATCGGGAACTCCGTGGGCGGCTTCGCCGCCGCGCGGCTGGCCATCACCGCGCCGGATCGGGTGGCGGGCCTGGTCCTCGTCGACACCGGCGGGTTTCTCGGCAGCCCCCTTACCAATGCCTACTGCCGCGTTCTGGGCATGCCCGCGGTGCTGCGCCGGGTGCTGCCGCGTTTCGTACGCAGCTACCTGCAGGCCCAAAGCGAACATGACGACGCCGTCCTGCAGCGCGTCACCGAACGCGCACGCACCGCCGACGGTGTCGCACTGGCTGCCGCCCTGTGGCGCAGCTTCGCGGCGCCGGAGGCCAACCTGCGACCACGCGCGGATCAGATCAGTGCGCCGACGCTCATCGTTTGGGGCGCCAAGGACACCGCGATCCCGCTGCGGTTTGGCACCGCCACGCAGCGTGCGATCACCGGCTCACACCTGGAGGTACTCCAGACGGGGCACTTGCCGTTCTCGTCGCAGCCGCAACGGTTCCTCGACGTGGTTGAGCCATTCCTGGCTGAGGTCAGTCGGCCTTGTGCGCGCTGA
- a CDS encoding class I SAM-dependent methyltransferase, with product MASEVMDWDSAYKQEGAFPGPPPWNIGEPQPELAALIRDGKVTGEVLDAGCGHAELSLALAAQGYTVVGIDVSPTAIAAATKAAGERGLDTATFVCDDITAFTGFDGRFATIIDSTLFHSLPVELRDGYLQSVHRAAAPGARYYILVFAKGAFPPHLETKPNEVDEDELRTAVSKYFVIDEIRPAKIHSHKPEFPDMPEGPMPGETDEKGRMMMPAFLLSAHKAD from the coding sequence ATGGCTTCTGAGGTAATGGATTGGGACAGTGCCTACAAGCAGGAGGGGGCCTTTCCGGGTCCGCCGCCGTGGAACATCGGTGAGCCGCAGCCGGAGCTGGCGGCCCTGATCCGCGACGGCAAGGTCACCGGCGAGGTGCTCGACGCCGGGTGCGGGCACGCCGAGTTGTCGCTGGCGCTGGCGGCGCAGGGCTACACCGTCGTCGGCATCGACGTCTCACCGACCGCGATCGCCGCTGCCACCAAAGCCGCTGGGGAACGTGGGCTGGACACGGCGACGTTCGTGTGCGATGACATCACCGCGTTCACCGGTTTCGACGGCCGGTTCGCGACGATCATCGACAGCACGCTGTTCCATTCGCTGCCGGTCGAGCTCCGCGACGGGTACCTGCAGTCGGTGCACCGGGCGGCCGCGCCGGGCGCGCGGTACTACATTCTGGTCTTCGCCAAGGGCGCGTTCCCACCTCACCTGGAGACCAAGCCGAACGAGGTCGACGAGGACGAGCTGCGCACAGCGGTCTCGAAATACTTCGTGATCGACGAGATCCGCCCCGCCAAGATCCATTCGCACAAGCCGGAGTTCCCGGACATGCCCGAGGGTCCGATGCCCGGCGAGACCGACGAGAAGGGCCGGATGATGATGCCGGCGTTCCTGCTCAGCGCGCACAAGGCCGACTGA
- a CDS encoding glutamate--cysteine ligase: MGEEVKHASYNRAHRQEYRRKVQLCLDVFETMLAQSSFDFDRPLTGMEIECNLVDGAYQPAMQNQEVLAAIADPAYQTELGAYNIEFNVPPRRLPGRTALELEDEIRASLNAAETKANTDGAHIVMIGILPTLMQEHLTGHWMSPSMRYQALNDSIFTARGEDILIDIAGPERLSLHAESIAPESACTSMQLHLQVSPADFANNWNAAQVLAGPQLTLGANSPYFFGHQLWSETRIELFAQATDTRPDELKAQGVRPRVWFGERWITSIFDLFEENVRYFPSLLPELSDEDPVAELAAGRTPHLPELRLHNGTVYRWNRPVYDVVNDRPHLRVENRVLPAGPTVVDMMANAAFYYGALRYLSEEDRPLWTKMSFTAAHDNFLAAAQHGLDARLYWPGLGEVTADELVLRTLLPMADEGLRRWQVAPEVRDRYLGVIEGRAKTGRNGSAWQVATVQALQEQGMARPQALAEMLRRYCELMHSNSPVHTWDQPG, from the coding sequence GTGGGCGAAGAGGTCAAGCACGCCAGCTACAACCGGGCGCACCGGCAGGAGTACCGGCGCAAGGTGCAGCTGTGCCTGGACGTGTTCGAAACCATGCTCGCCCAGTCCAGTTTCGACTTCGACCGGCCGCTGACCGGGATGGAGATCGAGTGCAACCTGGTTGACGGCGCTTATCAGCCTGCCATGCAGAATCAGGAGGTCCTCGCGGCGATCGCCGACCCGGCGTATCAGACCGAATTGGGCGCCTACAACATCGAATTCAACGTTCCGCCGCGTCGGCTGCCGGGCCGGACCGCGCTGGAGCTGGAAGACGAGATCCGCGCCAGTCTCAACGCCGCGGAGACCAAGGCCAACACCGACGGGGCGCACATCGTGATGATCGGCATCCTGCCGACGCTGATGCAGGAGCACCTGACCGGCCACTGGATGAGCCCGTCGATGCGCTATCAGGCGCTCAACGACTCGATCTTCACCGCCCGCGGCGAGGACATCCTGATCGACATCGCCGGCCCGGAGCGGCTCAGCCTGCACGCGGAGTCCATCGCACCCGAATCTGCTTGCACCAGTATGCAATTGCACCTTCAGGTGTCACCCGCCGACTTCGCGAACAACTGGAACGCCGCGCAGGTGCTGGCCGGACCGCAGCTGACACTGGGCGCGAACTCGCCGTACTTCTTCGGCCATCAGCTGTGGTCGGAGACACGCATCGAGCTGTTCGCCCAGGCCACCGACACCCGGCCCGACGAACTGAAGGCCCAGGGTGTGCGCCCGCGGGTGTGGTTCGGCGAACGGTGGATCACCTCCATCTTCGACCTGTTCGAGGAGAACGTCCGCTACTTCCCGTCGCTGTTGCCCGAACTGTCCGACGAAGACCCCGTCGCCGAACTGGCTGCCGGGCGCACCCCGCACCTGCCTGAGCTGCGTCTGCACAACGGCACGGTGTACCGCTGGAACCGGCCGGTCTACGACGTCGTCAACGACCGGCCGCATCTGCGGGTAGAGAACCGGGTGCTGCCTGCCGGGCCGACCGTCGTCGACATGATGGCCAATGCGGCGTTCTACTACGGTGCGCTGCGCTACCTGTCCGAAGAGGACCGTCCGCTGTGGACGAAGATGAGTTTCACTGCCGCACATGACAATTTCCTCGCCGCCGCACAGCACGGGCTGGATGCCCGGCTGTACTGGCCCGGCCTGGGCGAGGTGACCGCCGACGAGTTGGTCCTGCGGACACTGCTGCCGATGGCCGACGAGGGGCTGCGCCGCTGGCAGGTCGCCCCTGAGGTGCGTGACCGCTACCTCGGGGTGATCGAGGGCCGCGCCAAGACCGGCCGCAACGGGTCGGCCTGGCAGGTGGCGACAGTGCAGGCATTGCAGGAGCAGGGCATGGCACGGCCACAGGCCCTGGCCGAGATGCTGCGACGCTACTGCGAGCTGATGCACAGCAACTCCCCTGTCCACACCTGGGATCAGCCCGGCTGA
- a CDS encoding class I SAM-dependent methyltransferase, which yields MAYVAKPVADIADMPRGGPDASWLDRLLQTDRPEYLDRDDVDDDVKRGVIRALDVMGSLFKEHERNAQLVLHEVADVADPKILELGAGHGALSRIVLEQHPTAEVTVSDINPESVAAMAASDLGQDPRATVRVVDATAIDAPDDSFDLAVFALSFHHLPPQQAAQVFAEGTRVAGKLLVIDLPRLPSLLHIAKLVTFAPFALWWPFAHDGFISSLRAYSPSALRALGDYAGVDIEVSSSGFDRQSVLVHRTKATSAN from the coding sequence ATGGCCTACGTGGCAAAACCAGTGGCAGACATCGCCGACATGCCCCGCGGCGGGCCGGACGCGTCCTGGTTGGACCGCCTGCTCCAGACCGACCGCCCCGAGTACCTCGACCGCGACGACGTCGATGACGACGTCAAACGCGGCGTGATCCGTGCCCTCGACGTCATGGGCTCGCTGTTCAAAGAGCACGAACGCAATGCACAACTGGTGCTGCACGAGGTCGCCGACGTCGCCGACCCGAAGATTCTCGAACTCGGGGCCGGGCATGGCGCGCTGTCGCGCATCGTGCTCGAGCAACATCCCACCGCCGAGGTGACGGTCTCCGATATCAACCCCGAGTCGGTGGCGGCGATGGCGGCGTCCGATCTGGGCCAGGATCCGCGGGCCACCGTGCGCGTCGTCGACGCCACCGCCATCGACGCCCCCGACGACTCATTCGACCTGGCGGTGTTCGCCCTGTCGTTCCATCACCTGCCGCCGCAGCAGGCTGCACAGGTCTTCGCCGAGGGCACCCGGGTGGCCGGCAAGCTGCTCGTCATCGACCTCCCCCGGCTGCCGTCGCTGCTGCACATCGCCAAGCTGGTGACCTTCGCCCCATTCGCACTGTGGTGGCCGTTCGCCCACGACGGGTTCATCAGTTCGCTGCGCGCCTACAGTCCATCGGCACTGCGCGCGCTGGGTGACTACGCTGGCGTGGACATCGAGGTGAGCAGCTCAGGGTTCGACCGCCAATCGGTGCTGGTCCACCGCACTAAGGCGACATCGGCAAACTGA
- the glpK gene encoding glycerol kinase GlpK has product MIFDHNGIEVGRHQLEHEQILPKAGWVEHNPVEIWERTQTVVQSALNTTKLSAGDLAALGITNQRETTLVWNRKTGRPYYNAIVWQDTRTDRIATALDRDGRGDVIRHKAGLPPATYFSGGKLQWILENVDGVRAAAERGEALFGTPDTWVLWNLTGGAAGGVHVTDVTNASRTMLMNLETLDWDEELLSFFGIPRPMLPEIRPSSSPDPYGVTHPGGPTGGEVPVTASLGDQQAAMVGQVCLAPGEAKNTYGTGNFLLLNTGEKIVRSSNGLLTTVCYQFGDAKPVYALEGSIAVTGSAVQWLRDQLGIISGASDSETLAAQVPDNGGVYFVPAFSGLFAPYWRSDARGAIVGLSRFNSNAHVARATLEAICYQSRDVVDAMEADSGVHLEVLKVDGGVTLNELCMQIQADVLGVDVVRPVVAETTALGAAYAAGLATGFWADPDDLRANWQEDRRWSPAWSEEQRAAGYAGWHKAVQRTLDWVDVS; this is encoded by the coding sequence ATGATCTTCGACCACAACGGCATCGAGGTAGGCCGCCACCAGCTCGAGCACGAACAGATCCTGCCGAAGGCGGGCTGGGTGGAACACAACCCGGTGGAGATCTGGGAGCGCACCCAGACCGTCGTCCAATCGGCGCTGAACACCACCAAGCTGTCGGCCGGTGACCTCGCCGCGCTGGGCATCACCAACCAGCGCGAGACCACCTTGGTGTGGAATCGCAAGACCGGCCGGCCGTACTACAACGCGATCGTGTGGCAGGACACCCGCACCGACCGCATCGCCACCGCGCTGGACCGCGACGGGCGCGGTGACGTGATCCGGCACAAGGCCGGCCTGCCGCCGGCGACCTACTTCTCCGGCGGCAAGCTGCAGTGGATCCTGGAGAACGTCGACGGTGTGCGAGCGGCCGCCGAACGCGGCGAGGCGCTGTTCGGCACGCCCGACACGTGGGTGCTGTGGAACCTCACCGGTGGCGCGGCAGGCGGGGTGCACGTCACCGACGTCACCAATGCCAGCCGGACCATGCTGATGAATCTCGAGACGCTGGACTGGGACGAGGAACTGTTGTCGTTCTTCGGGATTCCGCGTCCGATGTTGCCCGAGATCCGTCCGTCGTCCTCGCCGGATCCCTACGGCGTGACCCATCCCGGGGGGCCGACCGGCGGCGAGGTGCCGGTGACGGCGAGCCTGGGTGACCAGCAGGCGGCGATGGTAGGTCAGGTGTGTCTGGCGCCGGGGGAGGCCAAGAACACTTACGGCACAGGCAATTTCCTGTTGCTCAACACCGGTGAGAAGATCGTGCGCAGCTCCAATGGCTTGCTGACCACGGTGTGCTATCAGTTCGGGGACGCGAAACCCGTTTATGCCCTTGAGGGTTCGATCGCGGTGACGGGTTCGGCGGTGCAGTGGCTGCGTGACCAGCTCGGCATCATCAGCGGCGCCTCGGACAGCGAGACGTTGGCCGCCCAGGTCCCAGACAACGGCGGGGTGTACTTCGTGCCGGCGTTCTCCGGGCTGTTCGCTCCGTACTGGCGCTCCGATGCGCGCGGCGCGATCGTGGGCCTGTCCCGGTTCAACTCCAACGCTCATGTCGCGCGCGCGACGCTGGAGGCGATCTGTTACCAGAGCCGCGACGTGGTGGATGCCATGGAGGCCGACTCCGGTGTGCACCTCGAGGTGCTCAAGGTCGACGGCGGAGTGACGCTCAACGAGTTGTGCATGCAGATCCAGGCCGACGTGCTGGGCGTGGATGTGGTGCGCCCGGTGGTGGCCGAGACCACGGCGCTCGGTGCGGCGTATGCGGCCGGACTGGCGACCGGCTTCTGGGCCGATCCCGATGACCTGCGCGCGAATTGGCAGGAGGACCGGCGCTGGTCGCCGGCCTGGAGTGAGGAGCAGCGTGCCGCCGGCTACGCGGGCTGGCACAAGGCGGTGCAGCGCACGCTGGACTGGGTCGACGTCTCCTAG
- a CDS encoding histidine-type phosphatase, producing the protein MVRPISLVLTVVALLSGLTPVARAEPWHVIRAVVVMRHGVRPPNSDPPVAVSIAPDPWPTWETRPGWLTDHGAAAIRMVAAADARRFAADGLLPAAGCPAAGAVHLTSDSLQRTIRTGDEYLSGLAPGCGIENHHQPQGVADPLFEEYRHSGITAEVAASAVESAIGPEGIAALAARYQPALDTVTRILCGARTDGCGVTGMPSGVDIDPSGTRRPRLTGALDRGAVVAEVLELEYADGKPISDVGWGRASAEDIRTVGALHPLELSIIARPRPLALANAGKIAEAIREGLSDGPPLTILVGHDTEIANLAGLLDVHWSIPGFADDEPAPGGALIFELVEDGDGHRFVRSTYRAQTLDQIRGLSDAEPVAVPLSPAGCDGQACPFESFAAALTG; encoded by the coding sequence GTGGTACGGCCGATCTCGCTTGTCCTGACCGTTGTCGCGCTGCTGAGCGGGCTCACCCCGGTGGCCAGGGCCGAACCATGGCACGTCATCAGGGCAGTCGTGGTCATGCGCCACGGCGTCCGGCCGCCGAACTCTGATCCGCCCGTCGCGGTATCGATCGCCCCCGACCCGTGGCCCACGTGGGAAACGCGGCCGGGCTGGCTCACCGATCACGGCGCAGCCGCCATCCGTATGGTGGCCGCAGCCGATGCCCGGCGCTTCGCCGCCGACGGCCTGCTGCCCGCTGCGGGCTGTCCCGCCGCCGGTGCCGTACATCTCACCTCGGACTCGTTGCAGCGCACCATCAGAACGGGTGACGAGTACCTCTCAGGCCTGGCACCCGGGTGCGGAATCGAGAATCACCATCAGCCGCAGGGCGTGGCAGATCCGCTGTTCGAGGAATACCGGCACTCCGGCATCACCGCCGAGGTGGCGGCCTCGGCCGTCGAGTCAGCCATCGGACCAGAGGGAATCGCGGCTCTCGCCGCCCGCTACCAGCCGGCCCTGGACACCGTGACACGCATCCTATGTGGAGCGCGCACCGACGGCTGCGGTGTCACCGGCATGCCGAGCGGCGTCGACATCGACCCGTCCGGGACGCGCAGACCCAGGCTCACCGGCGCACTGGACCGCGGCGCCGTCGTCGCCGAGGTCCTCGAGCTGGAATACGCCGACGGCAAACCGATCTCGGACGTCGGCTGGGGCCGGGCAAGCGCCGAAGACATCCGCACCGTCGGCGCCCTGCACCCGCTGGAACTGTCGATCATCGCCCGGCCGCGGCCGCTGGCCCTTGCCAATGCCGGCAAGATCGCCGAGGCGATCCGCGAGGGCCTATCCGACGGGCCGCCACTGACCATCCTGGTCGGACACGACACCGAGATCGCCAACCTGGCCGGGCTGCTCGACGTGCACTGGTCGATCCCCGGCTTCGCCGACGACGAACCGGCACCTGGCGGCGCACTGATCTTCGAGCTCGTCGAGGACGGCGACGGGCACCGGTTCGTCCGCTCCACCTATCGCGCTCAGACTCTGGACCAGATCCGCGGCCTGAGCGACGCCGAACCGGTTGCGGTGCCGTTGAGCCCCGCCGGTTGCGACGGGCAGGCGTGTCCGTTCGAGTCGTTCGCCGCCGCGCTGACCGGCTGA
- a CDS encoding PadR family transcriptional regulator, with protein sequence MSTPFPQCDGPGSGRPGPGGFGPGGFGPGFRPGPGFSPAFGFAPPGPARRHARRHFREHLREQMTGGEGPGGFGPRGGFGPGFGFGPGFGPGFGFGPGGARGGRRGHGRGRGRRGDVRVAILALLAERPMHGYEMIQEIAERTNGVWKPSPGSVYPTLQLLVDEGVIVGTETEGSKKLFELTEDGRTAAEKITTPPWEEIAEDVDPGQVNLRAAIGQLFGAVAQSAHTASPEQQQRIVDIVNAARREVYQILGESE encoded by the coding sequence ATGAGCACCCCATTTCCCCAGTGCGACGGCCCCGGCTCGGGCCGCCCCGGTCCCGGTGGCTTCGGCCCCGGTGGCTTCGGTCCCGGTTTTCGGCCCGGCCCCGGCTTCAGCCCGGCCTTCGGGTTCGCCCCGCCAGGACCCGCACGCCGGCATGCCCGCCGGCACTTCCGTGAGCACCTCCGCGAGCAGATGACCGGCGGTGAAGGCCCGGGCGGTTTCGGCCCCCGCGGCGGCTTCGGCCCCGGCTTCGGATTCGGGCCGGGCTTCGGCCCTGGTTTCGGGTTCGGACCCGGCGGCGCCCGCGGCGGACGCCGCGGACACGGCCGCGGCCGGGGCAGGCGCGGTGACGTTCGCGTCGCCATCCTGGCCCTGCTGGCTGAACGGCCGATGCACGGCTACGAGATGATCCAGGAGATCGCCGAGCGCACCAACGGTGTGTGGAAGCCCAGCCCCGGCTCGGTTTACCCCACCCTGCAGTTGCTCGTCGACGAGGGCGTCATCGTCGGTACCGAAACCGAAGGCAGCAAGAAGCTTTTCGAGCTGACCGAAGACGGTCGGACCGCCGCGGAGAAGATCACCACCCCGCCGTGGGAGGAGATCGCCGAGGACGTCGACCCCGGACAGGTCAACCTGCGCGCCGCGATCGGCCAGCTCTTCGGAGCGGTCGCCCAGTCGGCCCACACCGCCAGCCCGGAGCAGCAGCAGCGCATCGTCGACATCGTCAACGCCGCGCGCCGCGAGGTCTACCAGATCCTCGGCGAGTCCGAGTAG
- a CDS encoding PadR family transcriptional regulator, translating to MSLRYAALGLLAQQPGSGYDLLKRFEYSMANVWPATQSQLYGELNKLADSGLIEVSDIGPRGRKEYRVTEAGREDLLRWMANAQDDPPYRSAELLRVFLLGEMPPGQAREHIQAVADQADAEHKRYEQLRDSVDWDDSDGDFYGRAALEYGLRAQAMEADWARWLITEIDRRASN from the coding sequence GTGAGTCTTCGGTACGCGGCACTGGGCCTACTGGCCCAACAACCCGGCAGCGGGTACGACCTGCTCAAGCGGTTCGAGTATTCAATGGCCAACGTGTGGCCGGCCACCCAGAGCCAGCTCTACGGCGAGCTGAACAAGCTGGCCGACTCCGGGCTGATCGAGGTCAGCGACATCGGGCCGCGGGGGCGCAAGGAGTACCGGGTCACCGAAGCCGGGCGCGAGGACCTGCTGCGGTGGATGGCCAATGCCCAGGATGACCCGCCGTATCGCAGCGCCGAACTGTTGCGGGTCTTCCTGCTCGGCGAAATGCCGCCAGGGCAGGCCCGCGAGCACATCCAGGCCGTCGCCGACCAGGCCGATGCCGAGCACAAACGCTACGAACAGCTGCGCGATTCAGTCGACTGGGACGACAGCGACGGCGATTTCTACGGCCGGGCGGCACTGGAGTACGGCCTGCGGGCGCAGGCCATGGAAGCCGACTGGGCGCGCTGGCTCATCACGGAGATCGATCGCCGCGCCTCAAACTGA
- a CDS encoding PAS and ANTAR domain-containing protein produces the protein MPTEEGGEVIGPSDSVGWTRFYFADESWEWSPVVARLHGYQPEAVQPTTELVMSHKHPDDLPTVRTVLAEVRDSHQPWSSRHRIVDTHGQVHDVVVVGSHLRDDTGRIVGTEGHYVDVTPLRRQADEHLAAAVAEVASNRATIEQAKGMLMLVYRIDADRAFEILRWRSGTTNTKLRLLAEQFVIDVCALSFDEQLPARAVYDQVLLTAHTRIDRNQ, from the coding sequence ATGCCGACCGAAGAGGGCGGCGAGGTCATCGGCCCGTCCGACAGCGTGGGGTGGACACGTTTCTACTTCGCCGATGAGTCGTGGGAATGGTCGCCGGTAGTGGCACGCCTGCACGGTTACCAGCCGGAGGCCGTCCAGCCGACCACCGAGTTGGTGATGTCCCACAAGCACCCAGATGACCTACCGACGGTGCGCACCGTGCTGGCCGAGGTGCGCGACTCACACCAGCCCTGGAGCAGCCGCCACCGCATCGTCGACACCCACGGTCAGGTGCACGACGTCGTGGTGGTCGGGTCGCATCTACGCGATGACACCGGCCGGATCGTCGGCACCGAAGGCCATTACGTCGACGTCACGCCCCTCCGCCGGCAAGCCGATGAACACCTGGCTGCCGCGGTGGCCGAGGTGGCCTCCAACCGGGCCACCATCGAGCAGGCCAAGGGCATGCTGATGCTGGTGTACCGGATCGACGCCGACCGTGCTTTCGAGATCTTGCGGTGGCGGTCGGGCACCACCAACACCAAGCTGCGACTGCTGGCCGAACAGTTCGTGATCGATGTCTGTGCCCTGAGCTTCGACGAGCAGCTCCCGGCCCGGGCGGTCTACGACCAGGTGCTCCTGACCGCACACACTCGGATCGACCGCAATCAGTAG
- a CDS encoding carotenoid oxygenase family protein, with the protein MTDVTADSANLPTEGQFFQRGNYAPVPDELTDYALPVEGAIPPELDGWYLRNGPNPRQPTGHWFTGDGMIHGVRIEGGAAKWYRNRWIRTDSFTDPFPLYNADGTRSLNASVANTHVVNHAGKTLALVESSLPYEITNDLETVGCYDFGGKLNDAMTAHPKICPTTGELHFFGYGNIFEPHVTYHRADANGELTVNRPLDVKALTMMHDFAMTSGHVIFMDLPIVFNLDIAIEGKGDMPYRWDDNYGARLGVLRRDDPFGEVRWFEIDPCYVFHVANAYESGDSIVLQAVRYPELWRDNGGFEASAVLWSWTIDLKTGTVSERQLDDRAVEFPRIDDRLAGLPARYSVSVGDAKLVRYDLNTGDAVEHDFGTAASPGGPGEAVFVPSPSGPADEDNGWYLGYVYDPARDGSDLVILDASDFGGDPVARIALPRRVPYGFHGNWISA; encoded by the coding sequence ATGACCGACGTCACAGCAGACTCCGCCAACCTGCCCACCGAGGGCCAGTTCTTCCAGCGCGGCAACTACGCGCCCGTGCCCGACGAACTCACCGACTATGCCCTCCCCGTAGAGGGCGCCATCCCGCCGGAACTCGACGGCTGGTACCTGCGCAACGGCCCCAACCCGCGCCAGCCCACCGGGCACTGGTTCACCGGTGACGGGATGATCCACGGCGTGCGGATCGAGGGCGGGGCGGCCAAGTGGTACCGCAACCGCTGGATCCGCACCGACAGCTTCACCGACCCGTTCCCGCTCTACAACGCCGACGGCACCCGCAGCCTGAACGCCTCGGTGGCCAACACCCACGTCGTCAATCACGCCGGCAAGACGCTCGCGCTCGTTGAGTCCTCACTGCCCTACGAGATCACCAACGACCTCGAGACCGTCGGCTGCTACGACTTCGGCGGCAAGCTCAACGACGCGATGACCGCGCACCCGAAGATCTGCCCCACCACCGGGGAACTGCATTTCTTCGGCTACGGCAACATCTTCGAGCCGCACGTCACCTATCACCGTGCTGACGCCAACGGCGAGCTGACCGTCAACCGCCCGCTCGACGTCAAGGCGCTGACCATGATGCACGACTTCGCGATGACCTCGGGGCACGTCATCTTCATGGACCTGCCGATCGTGTTCAACCTCGACATCGCCATCGAAGGCAAAGGCGACATGCCCTACCGGTGGGACGACAACTACGGCGCCCGCCTTGGTGTCCTTCGCCGCGACGACCCGTTCGGTGAGGTCCGCTGGTTCGAGATCGACCCCTGCTACGTCTTCCACGTCGCCAACGCCTACGAATCCGGGGATTCGATTGTGCTGCAAGCAGTTCGCTACCCCGAGCTGTGGCGCGACAACGGTGGGTTCGAGGCCAGCGCGGTGCTGTGGAGCTGGACCATCGACCTCAAGACCGGCACGGTCAGCGAACGCCAGCTCGACGACCGGGCAGTCGAGTTCCCTCGCATCGACGACCGGCTGGCCGGGCTGCCCGCCCGCTACTCGGTGTCGGTCGGCGACGCGAAACTGGTCCGCTACGACCTGAACACCGGCGACGCCGTCGAGCACGACTTCGGTACCGCCGCCTCGCCGGGCGGCCCCGGTGAAGCCGTGTTCGTGCCGTCGCCGTCCGGCCCGGCCGACGAAGACAACGGCTGGTACCTGGGTTACGTCTACGACCCGGCCCGCGACGGCAGCGATCTGGTGATCCTGGACGCCTCGGACTTCGGTGGCGACCCGGTCGCCAGGATCGCGCTGCCGCGCCGAGTCCCGTACGGATTCCACGGCAACTGGATCAGCGCCTAG
- a CDS encoding SDR family NAD(P)-dependent oxidoreductase, whose amino-acid sequence MDDFSALPGTALVVGGTGGIGSEIVRTLVSRGSRVALTYHGNADKAAQLANDLGVRTQRLDLGDAADVRGVVASVAEHGGGLHTVVYAAGLHVPMRHLSRIEPDKFGHQLATDTGGFFTVVSACLPHLRAAHGSLVAVTTAATRRFAVRDGLSVAPKAAVEALIRGVAAEEGRFGVRANCVGPGMLVDGNAERLIADGDLDNRALQAARDNTPLGRFGCAADVAEAVCFLASPRAGFITGQKLDVDGGYGV is encoded by the coding sequence ATGGACGACTTCAGTGCGCTACCCGGGACCGCCCTGGTCGTCGGCGGCACCGGTGGTATCGGCTCCGAGATCGTCCGGACGCTGGTGTCGCGCGGGTCCCGGGTGGCGCTGACCTACCACGGCAACGCGGACAAGGCGGCCCAGCTCGCCAACGACCTCGGCGTCCGCACGCAACGGCTGGACCTGGGTGACGCCGCCGACGTGCGCGGTGTCGTGGCGTCGGTGGCCGAGCACGGCGGCGGGCTGCACACGGTGGTCTACGCGGCCGGGCTGCATGTGCCGATGCGTCACCTCAGCCGGATCGAACCGGACAAGTTCGGCCACCAGCTCGCCACCGACACCGGCGGCTTCTTCACGGTGGTGTCGGCCTGTCTGCCGCACCTGCGGGCTGCACACGGCAGCCTGGTCGCGGTCACCACCGCGGCGACGCGGCGCTTCGCGGTGCGCGACGGACTGTCGGTCGCCCCCAAGGCCGCTGTCGAGGCGCTGATCCGTGGTGTCGCGGCGGAGGAGGGCCGATTCGGGGTGCGCGCCAACTGCGTTGGTCCCGGCATGCTCGTCGACGGCAACGCCGAACGGCTGATCGCCGACGGAGACCTCGACAACCGCGCGCTGCAGGCCGCCCGCGACAACACCCCGCTGGGTAGATTCGGTTGCGCCGCAGACGTGGCCGAGGCCGTGTGCTTTCTGGCCTCGCCGCGCGCCGGCTTCATCACGGGCCAGAAGCTCGACGTCGACGGAGGTTACGGTGTCTGA